The window TGCGTGTGGCACCCTTTAAGACAGGTCCTGATTTCATTGATCCGGGGCACCACACCGCCATCACAGGCGTTGCCGGCCGGAATCTCGATGGGTGGATGCTGGAAAAACAGACAAACCTGGAGATTTTTAAACAAAACACGCGCCAGGCCGACATTGCCGTGGTGGAAGGGGTGATGGGGCTGTTTGACGGGTATGACGGAAAAAGCGAGGCCGGTTCCACGGCCCAGCTGGCCAAATGGCTGGACCTTCCCGTGCTGCTGGTGGTGGATGCCCGGAGCATGGCCCGGAGCGCAGGAGCCCTGGTCCAGGGGTTTGAAAACTTTGACCCGGATCTTAAATTTGCAGGGGTTGTGTTCAACAGGGTGGGCAGCCCCGTCCATCTGGACTACCTGACCCAGGCCCTGGAGGGCAATGTAAAGATGCCGTGCCTGGGCGGGGTGGGCCGCAATCAGGACATTGAAATCCCTTCCCGGCATCTGGGCCTTGTCACCAGCCACGATCATGGCCTTTCACGCAAGATGAAAAATGACCTGGCTGATCTGGTGGAAAGCGCCATGGATCTTGATGCGCTGCTGGACTCACTGCCGTTTCGCCCCATATACACCCCCGCATACACCCCCGCATACACATTGACAGCTTCGAAAAAGATAAAATCGTTCGTACGCATCGCCGTGGCCAGGGATGCGGCCTTTTGTTTTTATTATCCTGAAAATATTGAACTGCTGGAACAGGCCGGTGCACATATTATTTATTTTTCGCCCCTTGCAGATCCCGGTCTTCCGGACAACATAGACGGCCTGTATTTGGGGGGCGGATACCCTGAACTGCATGCCGCAACTCTTACTCACAATACCGGATTCAGACAGGCTGTTTTTTGGGCAAGTCAAAACGGGATGCCCATTTATGCCGAATGCGGTGGATTCATGGCCCTGTGCCGCACCCTGGAGGACTTAAGCGGACAATGCCATGACATGGTGGGCTGTTTTGGATTTACCTGCCGCATGTCCAAAACCTTGCGGGCTTTGGGATATCGGGAAATCACCTTGAACCGGGACACGATCCTGGGGGCTGCGGGTGTTACAGCCCGGGGGCATGAGTTCCATTACTCCGGTCTGGATGACCATATGGAAAAAAGCGTTTATAATGCCAGTGACCGGACCGGCAGCATGCGTGCCGTGCCGGGATTTGCAGTCAACCGGACCCTTGGCAGCTATCTGCACCTGCACTTTAAAAGCAACCCGGACGTGCCCCGAAATTTTGTACAGGCGTGTTTTCAATATCAAAGTGAAAGGAAATTCCCAGAAAAATGAAGCCCCATGAAATTGAAGCAAAAAGTTTTGCCATCATTGACCAGGAGGCCGGTCCCCACAATTTTGCCCCGGATGAATGGACCATTGTGCGCCGCATGATTCATACCACAGCGGATTTTGAATACATGGAGATGACCAGGTTCTCCGGGGATGCCGTGGCCGCAGGCATCAAAGCCATCCGCAACGGGTTCACCGTAATCACGGACACCAATATGGCAAAGGCCGGTATCCGCAAAGGACCTTTGGCGGCTTTTGGCGGCCGTTGTGAATGCCTTATGGCGGATCCCCAGGTGGCGGCGGAAGCCAAAAAACGAGGGGTGACCAAGGCCCATGTGGCTGTGGAACACGCCAGATTCATGATGAAAAACGGTATTTATGTGGTGGGTAATGCCCCCACGGCTTTGCTTCGACTGCTGGATATGATAAATAAGAGACAG is drawn from uncultured Desulfobacter sp. and contains these coding sequences:
- a CDS encoding precorrin-8X methylmutase, yielding MKPHEIEAKSFAIIDQEAGPHNFAPDEWTIVRRMIHTTADFEYMEMTRFSGDAVAAGIKAIRNGFTVITDTNMAKAGIRKGPLAAFGGRCECLMADPQVAAEAKKRGVTKAHVAVEHARFMMKNGIYVVGNAPTALLRLLDMINKRQAEPALVVGLPVGFVNAAESKADLMKTGIPYISNVGRKGGSNVAASVINALALIAGEKIAGERR
- a CDS encoding cobyrinate a,c-diamide synthase translates to MRGIVVAGTHSGCGKTTITLGLMAAFRRRGLRVAPFKTGPDFIDPGHHTAITGVAGRNLDGWMLEKQTNLEIFKQNTRQADIAVVEGVMGLFDGYDGKSEAGSTAQLAKWLDLPVLLVVDARSMARSAGALVQGFENFDPDLKFAGVVFNRVGSPVHLDYLTQALEGNVKMPCLGGVGRNQDIEIPSRHLGLVTSHDHGLSRKMKNDLADLVESAMDLDALLDSLPFRPIYTPAYTPAYTLTASKKIKSFVRIAVARDAAFCFYYPENIELLEQAGAHIIYFSPLADPGLPDNIDGLYLGGGYPELHAATLTHNTGFRQAVFWASQNGMPIYAECGGFMALCRTLEDLSGQCHDMVGCFGFTCRMSKTLRALGYREITLNRDTILGAAGVTARGHEFHYSGLDDHMEKSVYNASDRTGSMRAVPGFAVNRTLGSYLHLHFKSNPDVPRNFVQACFQYQSERKFPEK